One part of the Spiroplasma turonicum genome encodes these proteins:
- a CDS encoding GIY-YIG nuclease family protein, with product MNAQEKFNIIKDVKTKLKQELIRLHEAYYYKIINYLKGLKICIDYNLIKKEKTVFSGVYLMYCEIDNEIIFTYVGESIDLFKRFRQHVANLNTTKKKYKKMRSLGASEKNIKFLILTFESDQNKRLLLETYYIYILRSKIYNLNTKLLSKKAKCDQNHGNMTSKLLNVNKLSIKLNVFVKCRNKLCKQIINLYDFNGLLYNRI from the coding sequence GTGAATGCTCAAGAAAAATTCAACATTATTAAAGATGTTAAAACTAAGTTAAAACAGGAGTTAATTAGATTACATGAAGCTTATTATTATAAAATTATAAATTATCTAAAAGGTTTAAAAATATGTATTGATTATAATTTAATAAAAAAAGAAAAAACAGTTTTTTCTGGTGTTTATTTGATGTATTGTGAAATTGATAATGAAATAATATTTACTTATGTTGGAGAATCAATTGATTTATTCAAGAGATTCAGACAACATGTTGCAAATCTAAATACAACAAAAAAGAAATATAAAAAAATGAGAAGTTTAGGAGCTTCTGAAAAAAATATAAAGTTTCTAATCTTAACTTTCGAAAGTGATCAAAATAAAAGACTATTATTAGAAACTTATTATATATATATCTTGCGTTCAAAAATATATAACTTAAATACAAAACTTTTGTCTAAAAAAGCAAAGTGTGATCAAAATCACGGTAATATGACATCAAAATTGTTGAATGTTAATAAATTATCAATAAAACTTAATGTTTTTGTTAAGTGTAGAAATAAATTATGTAAACAAATAATAAATCTTTATGATTTTAATGGCTTACTATATAATAGAATATAA
- the rpsG gene encoding 30S ribosomal protein S7 — MRKHQAEKRDVLPDPIYNSKLVTKAVNKIMLDGKRGTAQHILYKAFDIIKEKTQVSPIEVFNKAIENIKPHLELKVRRIGGANYQVPIEVSNERKVTLALRWLINYARLRNEKEMIDRLANEIIDASNGVGGSVKKREDTHKMAEANKAFAHYRW; from the coding sequence ATGCGTAAACATCAAGCTGAAAAAAGGGATGTACTACCAGATCCAATATATAATTCAAAACTAGTTACTAAAGCAGTTAATAAAATTATGTTAGATGGTAAAAGAGGAACAGCCCAACATATTCTATATAAAGCATTTGATATTATAAAGGAAAAAACTCAGGTAAGTCCTATAGAAGTTTTTAATAAGGCTATTGAAAATATTAAACCTCATTTAGAATTAAAAGTTAGACGTATTGGTGGGGCCAATTATCAAGTTCCTATTGAAGTTTCAAATGAACGAAAAGTTACTCTTGCATTAAGATGATTAATTAATTATGCAAGATTAAGAAACGAAAAAGAAATGATAGATAGATTAGCTAACGAAATAATTGATGCATCAAATGGAGTTGGTGGTTCAGTTAAAAAACGTGAAGACACACATAAGATGGCTGAAGCTAACAAAGCTTTTGCTCATTATCGCTGATAA
- the tuf gene encoding elongation factor Tu, with protein sequence MAKEAFDRSLPHVNIGTIGHVDHGKTTLTAAITKVLAAKGGAEFKDYANIDNAPEERERGITINTSHVEYKTDKRHYAHVDCPGHADYVKNMITGAAQMDGAILVVAATDGPMPQTREHILLSRQVGVPAIVVFLNKCDMVDDQELIELVEMEVRELLSQYEFDGDGAPVIHGSALGALNGDEKWVAKVEELMNSVDEYIPTPVRDKEKTFLMPVEDVFTITGRGTVATGRVERGVIKTNDEVEIVGLVEESKKVVVTGLEMFRKLLDYAEAGDNVGALLRGVDRNNIERGQVLAKPGTIKPHTKLLASVYALTQEEGGRHKPFFNKYRPQFYFRTTDVTGEVHLPQGTDMVMPGDNVELTIELIKPIAVEQGTKFSIREGGRTIGAGTVTSIEV encoded by the coding sequence ATGGCAAAAGAAGCATTCGACCGTAGTTTACCTCACGTTAATATTGGAACAATTGGACACGTTGACCATGGTAAAACTACTTTAACAGCTGCAATTACAAAAGTTTTAGCAGCAAAAGGTGGTGCAGAATTTAAAGATTACGCAAATATTGATAACGCACCTGAAGAAAGAGAACGTGGTATTACAATTAATACATCTCACGTTGAATATAAAACAGATAAAAGACACTACGCTCACGTGGACTGTCCAGGTCATGCCGATTATGTTAAAAACATGATTACAGGAGCTGCACAAATGGATGGAGCAATATTAGTTGTAGCTGCAACTGATGGACCAATGCCTCAAACTAGAGAACACATTCTACTTTCAAGACAAGTTGGTGTACCAGCTATCGTTGTTTTCTTAAACAAATGTGATATGGTTGATGACCAAGAACTAATTGAATTAGTTGAAATGGAAGTTAGAGAATTATTAAGTCAGTATGAATTTGATGGAGATGGAGCACCAGTTATTCATGGTTCTGCTCTAGGAGCATTAAATGGTGATGAAAAATGAGTTGCAAAAGTTGAAGAACTAATGAACTCAGTTGATGAATATATCCCAACACCAGTTCGTGATAAAGAAAAAACATTCTTAATGCCTGTTGAAGACGTATTTACAATAACAGGACGTGGAACTGTTGCAACTGGAAGAGTTGAAAGAGGAGTTATTAAAACTAACGATGAAGTTGAAATTGTTGGTTTAGTTGAAGAAAGCAAAAAAGTAGTTGTTACTGGTTTAGAAATGTTCAGAAAATTACTTGATTATGCAGAAGCTGGAGATAATGTTGGGGCATTATTAAGAGGTGTTGATAGAAACAATATCGAACGTGGACAAGTTCTTGCAAAACCAGGAACTATTAAACCTCATACTAAACTTTTAGCATCTGTTTATGCTTTAACTCAAGAAGAAGGTGGACGTCACAAACCATTCTTTAATAAATATAGACCTCAATTTTACTTCCGTACAACAGATGTTACTGGAGAAGTTCATTTACCACAAGGTACAGACATGGTTATGCCTGGAGATAATGTTGAATTAACAATTGAATTGATAAAACCAATTGCTGTTGAACAAGGAACTAAATTCTCAATTAGAGAAGGTGGAAGAACTATTGGAGCTGGAACAGTTACTTCAATAGAAGTTTAA
- the rpsL gene encoding 30S ribosomal protein S12: MATINQLVRKPRKAKTFKTKAPALNRGVNTLLKKVTKVSSPQKRGVCTRVATMTPKKPNSALRKYARVRLTNGMEVTAYIPGEGHNLQEHSVVLIRGGRVKDLPGVRYHIIRGTLDTTGVNKRMQSRSLYGAKRPKDKK, from the coding sequence ATGGCTACAATTAATCAATTAGTTAGAAAACCAAGAAAAGCTAAAACTTTTAAAACTAAAGCTCCAGCTCTTAATAGAGGTGTTAATACTTTACTAAAAAAAGTGACTAAAGTATCTTCTCCTCAAAAAAGAGGTGTTTGTACAAGGGTTGCAACTATGACACCTAAAAAACCTAACTCTGCTTTAAGAAAATATGCAAGGGTTAGACTAACAAACGGTATGGAAGTTACTGCTTATATACCTGGTGAAGGACATAATTTACAAGAACATAGTGTTGTTCTAATACGTGGTGGTAGAGTTAAAGATTTACCCGGGGTTCGTTACCATATAATAAGAGGTACACTTGATACTACAGGTGTAAATAAAAGAATGCAAAGTCGTTCTCTTTATGGTGCTAAAAGACCTAAAGATAAAAAATAA
- the fusA gene encoding elongation factor G, with translation MPREYSLDKTRNFGIMAHIDAGKTTTTERILFHTGKIHKIGETHEGESQMDWMAQEQERGITITSAATTAFWADHRFNIIDTPGHVDFTVEVERSLRVLDGAVAVLDGQSGVEPQTETVWRQATTYKVPRVVFVNKMDKTGADFIYSVKTIGDRLGAKASPIQLPIGAEDQFSGIIDLVEMKAWHFDGAAEEIAKEIEIPTELKAQAEELRAQLVEAAVEYDEELMMKFLDGGEITIPELKSAIRKGVISAEFFPVLAGSAFKNKGVKLLLDAVVDYLPSPLDVPSIKGELPDGSESERHSTDDEPFSALAFKIMTDPFVGKLTFFRVYSGVLNKGSYVLNATKDKKERVGRLLRMHANNREEIEEVYAGDIAAAVGLKDTTTGDTLSDEKNPIILESMVFPEPVIHLALEPKTKADQEKLGISLNKLSEEDPTFRTFTDEETGQTIIAGMGELHLDIIVDRLKREFKVETNVGAPQVSYRETIKGSAKVEGKYVKQSGGRGQYGHVVIEFEPNHDKGFEWVDKIVGGKISKEYINAARVGLENALQNGVIAGFPMIDVKATIVDGSYHDVDSSEMAYKIAASLALKEAAKKVNPVLLEPIMSVEVTVPDEYYGDVMGNISSKRGLIEGSEQRGNAQTVKAKVPLAEMFGYATELRSFTQGRGNYTMIFSHYNEAPRNVAEEIIKKSQK, from the coding sequence ATGCCAAGAGAATATAGTTTAGATAAAACAAGAAACTTTGGTATTATGGCTCATATTGATGCGGGTAAAACTACAACAACAGAACGTATTTTATTCCACACTGGTAAAATTCACAAAATTGGTGAAACTCATGAAGGAGAATCACAAATGGACTGAATGGCACAAGAACAAGAACGTGGTATAACAATTACTTCTGCTGCAACTACTGCATTTTGAGCAGACCATAGATTTAACATTATTGATACTCCAGGTCACGTTGACTTTACAGTTGAAGTAGAAAGATCATTAAGAGTATTAGACGGAGCTGTAGCAGTTCTTGATGGACAAAGTGGTGTTGAACCACAAACTGAAACAGTATGAAGACAAGCAACTACTTATAAAGTTCCAAGAGTCGTTTTTGTAAATAAAATGGATAAAACTGGAGCAGACTTCATATATTCAGTGAAAACAATTGGGGATAGATTGGGTGCAAAAGCATCTCCAATTCAATTACCAATTGGTGCTGAAGATCAGTTCTCAGGGATTATTGACTTAGTTGAAATGAAAGCATGACACTTTGATGGTGCAGCTGAAGAAATAGCTAAGGAAATAGAAATACCAACTGAACTAAAAGCACAAGCTGAAGAATTAAGAGCTCAATTAGTTGAAGCGGCTGTGGAATATGATGAAGAACTAATGATGAAATTTTTAGATGGTGGAGAAATTACAATACCAGAATTAAAAAGTGCAATACGTAAGGGTGTTATTTCAGCTGAATTCTTTCCTGTTCTTGCAGGTTCTGCATTTAAAAATAAAGGAGTTAAGCTTTTATTAGATGCAGTTGTTGATTATTTACCTTCACCATTAGATGTTCCATCAATTAAAGGTGAATTGCCTGATGGTTCAGAATCAGAAAGACATTCTACTGATGATGAACCTTTCTCAGCACTTGCATTTAAAATAATGACTGACCCATTTGTTGGTAAGTTAACATTTTTTAGAGTTTACTCAGGTGTATTGAATAAAGGTAGTTATGTATTAAATGCTACAAAAGATAAAAAAGAACGTGTTGGTCGTTTATTAAGAATGCATGCCAACAATAGAGAAGAAATTGAAGAAGTATATGCAGGAGATATTGCAGCAGCTGTTGGTTTGAAAGATACAACAACAGGTGATACATTATCAGATGAAAAAAATCCTATTATATTAGAATCAATGGTATTCCCTGAACCAGTTATTCATTTAGCTCTTGAACCAAAAACAAAAGCTGATCAAGAAAAACTAGGTATATCACTAAATAAATTATCTGAAGAAGACCCAACTTTTAGAACTTTCACAGACGAAGAAACAGGTCAAACAATTATTGCTGGTATGGGTGAATTACACCTTGACATTATTGTTGACAGGTTAAAAAGAGAATTCAAAGTTGAAACAAACGTTGGTGCACCACAGGTTTCTTATAGAGAAACAATTAAAGGTTCTGCAAAAGTTGAAGGTAAGTATGTTAAACAATCAGGTGGACGTGGACAATATGGACACGTTGTGATTGAGTTCGAACCAAACCATGATAAAGGATTCGAATGAGTTGACAAAATTGTTGGTGGTAAAATCTCAAAAGAATACATTAATGCAGCAAGAGTTGGTTTAGAAAATGCATTACAAAACGGTGTTATTGCAGGATTCCCAATGATTGATGTAAAAGCAACAATTGTTGATGGTTCATACCATGATGTTGACTCAAGTGAGATGGCATATAAAATTGCAGCTTCACTTGCATTAAAAGAGGCTGCTAAAAAAGTTAATCCAGTTTTATTGGAACCAATTATGTCAGTTGAAGTAACTGTCCCTGATGAATATTATGGTGATGTTATGGGTAACATATCATCAAAACGTGGATTAATTGAGGGTTCAGAACAAAGAGGAAATGCTCAAACTGTTAAGGCAAAAGTTCCTTTAGCAGAAATGTTTGGTTATGCAACTGAATTAAGATCATTTACACAAGGGCGTGGAAACTATACAATGATTTTTAGTCACTATAATGAAGCCCCAAGAAACGTTGCAGAAGAGATAATCAAAAAATCTCAAAAATAA
- a CDS encoding M17 family metallopeptidase yields MITINDKSLGLTLKAVGPEDKLNELVIKEHGSTTLIESEKTIYFFIKDKCCVKGLVKVLIPFFKTNKYDLNIDVDSFLNLFSEKEMAFKAVVETLYFETHKQYTMKKEDCKCKNYNFMFNEKYNDLFNESSNKMEFQNFARDLQDLPPNIGTSVELAERIKEKAKGIENLKVTVYDKKQIEEMKMGLLLSVNAGSYVEPRVVVLEYTGDSNQKKVALVGKGITFDSGGYNLKPSNYLDDMKFDMSGAAITLSTVMALAKAKAKCNVVAVGMFTDNRIGGHATLTESVITSMNGMTVEINNTDAEGRLVLADGITYAVRNQKAEKVITVATLTGAIVVALGKWFTGVFTKSDEFFTEFEKAAKKALEPVWRQPLICDHLEAMKCSKIADLTNSEPGREAGSSTAAAFLDSFAEGKEYLHLDIAATADSEHRGKAPMLKSMFELLK; encoded by the coding sequence ATGATAACAATAAATGATAAAAGTTTAGGTTTAACACTAAAAGCTGTTGGACCAGAAGATAAATTAAATGAATTAGTAATAAAAGAACATGGTTCAACAACTTTAATTGAAAGTGAAAAAACAATATACTTTTTTATTAAAGATAAATGTTGTGTAAAAGGTTTAGTCAAAGTGCTAATACCATTCTTTAAAACCAACAAGTATGACTTAAATATTGATGTTGATTCTTTCTTAAACCTATTCAGTGAAAAAGAAATGGCTTTTAAAGCTGTTGTTGAAACTTTGTATTTTGAAACACACAAACAATATACAATGAAAAAAGAAGATTGTAAATGTAAAAATTATAACTTTATGTTTAATGAAAAATATAATGATTTATTTAACGAGTCTTCAAACAAAATGGAATTCCAAAATTTTGCAAGAGACTTACAAGACCTTCCCCCAAATATAGGTACTTCTGTTGAGTTAGCAGAAAGAATTAAAGAAAAAGCAAAAGGTATTGAAAACTTAAAAGTTACAGTTTATGACAAAAAACAAATTGAAGAAATGAAAATGGGTTTATTATTAAGTGTAAATGCAGGTTCATATGTTGAACCAAGAGTAGTTGTTTTAGAATATACTGGAGACTCAAATCAAAAAAAAGTAGCTCTTGTTGGTAAAGGAATAACATTTGACTCAGGAGGTTACAACTTAAAACCTTCTAATTATCTTGATGATATGAAATTTGATATGTCTGGTGCAGCAATTACATTATCAACTGTAATGGCATTAGCAAAAGCAAAAGCAAAATGTAATGTTGTAGCAGTTGGAATGTTTACAGATAATAGAATTGGTGGCCACGCTACACTTACAGAATCTGTTATAACTTCAATGAATGGAATGACTGTTGAAATAAATAACACTGATGCTGAAGGTAGATTAGTTTTAGCTGATGGAATAACTTATGCAGTAAGAAATCAAAAAGCTGAAAAAGTTATTACTGTAGCAACATTAACTGGTGCAATTGTAGTTGCTTTAGGTAAGTGATTTACAGGTGTATTCACTAAATCAGATGAATTCTTTACAGAGTTTGAAAAAGCAGCAAAAAAAGCTCTTGAACCAGTTTGAAGACAACCACTAATTTGTGATCATTTAGAAGCTATGAAATGCTCAAAAATTGCTGATTTAACAAACTCTGAACCAGGTAGAGAAGCAGGTTCTTCAACAGCTGCTGCATTTTTGGATTCATTCGCAGAAGGTAAAGAATATTTACATTTAGATATAGCAGCAACTGCCGATTCTGAACATAGAGGTAAAGCGCCAATGTTAAAATCAATGTTTGAATTATTAAAATAA
- the pepF gene encoding oligoendopeptidase F, with protein MKRKEALNKYKWDFNNIYKNITEWKSDLNTLLSLVDKIYSLKGTLNKEDSFIKLINLEEEADKIESKLTRYLHLYDLDKTSEELKEIDSIYNSTSQEIDVKLSFITPEILNLDLNDILKFLKANNLDRYVKSYIDLFDSKNHILSKEKEKLLAKVELSRSNYIDIYESLTYADISEEIINYNGKDIVVDLNTFMDIIQNSDPIKDQDKRKEVTRKYYAKYINNKHTYAKVYESILQKDKEDFSIRNFSSTISMYLYSDKVDENIYDKLLDAGKKHIDVYKDYFKLIKNNLKLDKFFTTDRDLKLSYSEPTTYSVEEGISIVKKALNVLGEEYVVNLDIAFKDNMIDYYEDKNKVSGAYSSSNHHLDPIILMNWDNQFSSLNTLAHEIGHSVHSLFSTKHQPSPLDEYPIILAEVASTFNEHILFDYMLDIAKTKDEKILLIQQRIFDIISTFFRQIQFAKFEHSAHKMIANNESLSSSRLEKLFKSIEDEYGYEIFDDKDREVFSWADISHFFYSPYYVYKYAIDIVASFKLYEDFKAGKKENIINFLKLGGSKDPLEALKDVGVDFNDENVYLPLVMEIKKLLEQLKSLLKEY; from the coding sequence ATGAAAAGAAAAGAAGCATTAAATAAATATAAATGAGACTTCAATAACATTTATAAAAATATTACTGAATGAAAATCAGATCTAAATACTTTGTTAAGTTTAGTTGACAAGATTTATAGTTTAAAAGGCACTCTAAATAAAGAAGACAGTTTTATCAAGTTAATAAATTTAGAAGAAGAAGCTGATAAAATAGAATCTAAGTTAACTAGGTATTTACATTTATATGATTTAGATAAAACAAGTGAGGAATTAAAAGAAATAGATTCAATTTATAATAGTACTTCACAAGAAATTGATGTTAAATTGAGTTTCATTACACCTGAAATTTTGAATTTAGATTTAAACGATATATTAAAATTTTTAAAAGCAAATAATTTAGATAGATATGTAAAATCATATATAGATTTATTTGATAGTAAAAATCATATATTATCAAAAGAGAAAGAAAAACTACTTGCAAAAGTTGAATTAAGTAGATCAAATTATATTGATATTTATGAATCATTAACATATGCTGATATTAGCGAAGAAATAATTAATTATAATGGCAAAGATATTGTTGTTGATTTAAATACTTTTATGGATATAATACAAAATTCTGACCCGATTAAAGATCAAGATAAAAGAAAAGAAGTTACTAGAAAATATTATGCTAAGTATATTAATAATAAACATACATATGCAAAAGTTTATGAAAGTATACTTCAAAAAGACAAAGAAGATTTTAGTATTAGAAATTTTAGTTCTACAATAAGTATGTATTTATATTCTGATAAAGTTGATGAAAACATTTATGATAAATTGTTAGATGCTGGAAAAAAACACATTGATGTTTATAAAGATTACTTCAAGTTAATTAAAAATAATCTTAAACTAGATAAATTTTTTACAACAGATAGAGATTTAAAACTAAGCTATTCAGAACCAACTACTTATAGTGTAGAAGAAGGTATAAGTATTGTTAAAAAAGCTTTAAACGTTCTAGGAGAAGAGTACGTTGTTAACCTCGATATAGCATTTAAAGATAATATGATCGATTATTATGAGGATAAAAATAAAGTTAGTGGTGCATATTCATCATCAAACCATCATTTAGACCCCATAATTCTTATGAATTGAGATAATCAATTCTCTTCTTTAAACACATTAGCTCATGAGATTGGTCATTCAGTTCATTCTTTATTTTCTACTAAGCATCAACCTTCACCATTGGACGAATACCCAATTATACTAGCTGAAGTTGCTTCTACTTTTAATGAACACATTTTATTTGACTACATGTTAGATATTGCAAAAACCAAGGATGAGAAAATATTATTAATCCAACAAAGAATATTTGATATTATATCTACATTCTTTAGACAAATACAATTTGCAAAATTCGAGCATAGCGCTCATAAAATGATTGCAAACAATGAGTCTTTAAGTTCTTCAAGATTAGAAAAATTGTTTAAATCAATTGAAGATGAGTATGGTTATGAAATATTTGATGATAAAGATAGAGAAGTATTTTCATGAGCTGATATATCACATTTTTTTTATTCTCCATATTATGTTTATAAATATGCTATTGATATAGTTGCAAGTTTTAAACTTTATGAAGATTTTAAAGCCGGCAAAAAAGAAAATATCATAAACTTTCTTAAACTAGGTGGTTCAAAAGATCCTTTAGAAGCATTGAAAGATGTTGGTGTTGATTTCAATGATGAAAATGTTTATTTACCTTTAGTGATGGAAATTAAGAAATTGCTTGAACAATTAAAAAGTTTATTAAAGGAGTATTAA